In a single window of the Elaeis guineensis isolate ETL-2024a chromosome 8, EG11, whole genome shotgun sequence genome:
- the LOC105050886 gene encoding uncharacterized protein produces MAGFLSGKMKRKDLEEVYDDFSEFSLSSPARKIRRLDAELPPIMEEEDSAVPVAFEFEKQQLPRDLMSASSTMPESTSTMTDAVPVPALNEERALVLYKPVDAQLLLSPAQSNVSLRLSSDLIHGLKNQAFRSGNQIRIEDKSAVSSNRLAVVPWVPNQGSVVTTGSGVTKVESKVPQEPMEAEQIESVSMEVEEERDQAEQASIDEGAGGEGFHQWPQHCMTQLPPNTSTPIMWSW; encoded by the exons ATGGCTGGATTTCTGTCGGGGAAGATGAAGAGGAAGGATCTGGAGGAAGTGTACGACGATTTCTCGGAGTTCTCTCTGTCGTCACCGGCTAGAAAGATTAGGAGACTG GATGCGGAGCTACCTCCGATCATGGAAGAGGAGGACTCGGCAGTTCCAGTGGCGTTCGAATTCGAAAAACAGCAGCTGCCAAGGGACCTAATGAGTGCTAGCAGTACTATGCCGGAATCAACATCCACTATGACCGATGCTGTGCCAGTTCCTGCTTTGAATGAGGAGAGAGCTCTTGTTCTGTACAAGCCTGTGGACGCGCAGCTCCTCTTGTCACCAGCTCAGTCAAATGTTTCCCTCAGACTGAGCTCGGACCTGATTCATGGTCTAAAGA ATCAGGCTTTCCGGTCAGGTAACCAGATCCGAATAGAAGACAAATCAGCTGTGTCAAGCAACCGCTTAGCAGTGGTTCCCTGGGTGCCGAACCAGGGCTCTGTGGTCACTACTGGTTCCGGAGTCACTAAAGTGGAAAGCAAGGTGCCGCAGGAGCCAATGGAGGCTGAACAGATTGAGAGCGTGTCCATGGAAGTAGAAGAAGAGAGAGACCAAGCAGAGCAAGCAAGCATCGACGAAGGAGCGGGTGGTGAAGGATTCCATCAGTGGCCGCAGCACTGCATGACTCAGCTTCCACCTAACACATCCACACCTATAATGTGGTCCTGGTGA
- the LOC105050955 gene encoding agamous-like MADS-box protein AGL80, which produces MARKKVKLEWIVNDSARRATFKKRKKGLMKKVSELSTLCDVKACLIVYGPNEPEAEVWPSVPDAMRVLTKLKKMPEMEQSKKMMNQEGFMRQRIMKLQEQLRKQDRENRELETILLMYQGLAGRSLHTVTIEDMTSLAWLIEMKVNKVQERIEHSKGEIASKMVEGMKEEKKKVEGPSNIKEKISLEVAMEELQRQEWFTEIMNPHDLMICGNEVVQPYIDHNNPWLDAYFP; this is translated from the coding sequence ATGGCTCGAAAGAAGGTGAAGCTTGAGTGGATTGTCAATGATTCAGCTAGGAGAGCTAcatttaagaagagaaagaagggttTGATGAAGAAGGTAAGTGAATTGAGCACTTTATGTGATGTCAAAGCATGTTTGATTGTCTATGGGCCAAATGAACCAGAAGCGGAGGTATGGCCATCAGTGCCAGATGCTATGCGTGTGCTTACAAAGCTAAAGAAAATGCCCGAGATGGAGCAAAGCAAAAAAATGATGAACCAAGAAGGCTTCATGCGTCAGAGGATCATGAAGCTACAAGAACAACTCAGGAAGCAAGATAGAGAGAACAGAGAGCTCGAGACAATCCTATTGATGTATCAAGGCTTGGCAGGGAGGAGCTTACACACCGTGACTATTGAAGATATGACAAGCCTCGCATGGCTTATTGAGATGAAGGTAAATAAAGTACAAGAGAGGATAGAGCATTCAAAAGGAGAGATCGCATCAAAGATGGTGGAGGGgatgaaagaggagaagaagaaagtcgAAGGGCCATCaaatatcaaagaaaaaatatctttggaGGTTGCCATGGAGGAACTTCAGAGGCAAGAATGGTTCACTGAAATAATGAATCCACATGACCTAATGATTTGTGGAAATGAAGTCGTGCAACCCTACATAGATCATAATAACCCATGGTTGGATGCTTACTTTCCTTGA